In Camelina sativa cultivar DH55 chromosome 13, Cs, whole genome shotgun sequence, the genomic window ATATGTCTGCAATCTCTTTGACACTGCACAggtttgcttttgtttcagctatctttttttttttttccgtgaTATTTCCTATAAAACATAGGAGATCCATTTGCCATAATATTCACCTTTTGCTACATTGAGTAAGAATTATGGCAACTTGAATTGAGTATCCCGCtttcttcctttcctttttctctatgCCCGGAAAAAATGATGGCAAATATTTTCCCCTCAAGTAGGAAGGTTTTGGTTCACATTTTGATTCTTTCAGGCCTCAAGGGTGCTAAATTTGGAGATAAATGGCCTGGAGTTTCTTCTGCAGCATTTTTGTGGAGTTACCGCAAAGAAAGAGTGAGTACTAGTCCTATCtggattttttatttgatttttatatttcaatgcTCTCTGTCCCGTGTCCTTTCACTACTCTTCTGGCATATGTGGACTTGAAGTACTCTCATTTCTTGGATTTCATTGCAGATATGCATGTGAAGATGCCCACTATCTTTTGTACATATATGATGTAATCAGAATAGAACTGCAAAGAATGGGAAAGGATGAAAAGCATACTGACTCTCCTCTGCTTGAGGTAGTCATCATTAAATTATGCTGAcaagtaaaattttcttctgTATGTTGGTATTTGCACAATACATGTATAGTTGTGTTTGACTGTGTCTGCTTTTTTCGTAATCTTTCTGTTAATTTCCCACACTGGTCAAGTAGGAATTTGTGTGGCTTAAAAATCTTGATGGCATAACATTGTTTCTGGGAAATGATTTGTGGCCAAGTGTGTTGGGTGTATTCTGGtggattatgttttgttgtaGGTTAATTAGATTTTCAGTGGTCTTATTTTCTTAGCTGCCTAACCTTAAGTGATTCTCTAGGTTTGCAATATTTGATGAACTGGTCAGTACTAGAGAATCGGTGGCTTATGTTGTACCTATGTGATTTGCTAGGTTTGCGACACtcttaatacattttttttcttagagtAACTATTGATGGCATTCGTTCATGCATAGAATAGCTCTTGTCTTTTGTGGTTATTGGCATTCAGATACGTTTAGAATTGGTGATTTAGCTCCGTTCACTCATTAACATCTTTGCTTGTCTAGATTTTGTTACTATCAGTGGATGTATAGCCCCCATGAAGAATATAATATGCCCTTTTGTCGTCTTCAAAATTTGACCAGTTTGACGTGCTGTCTCTTACAGGTGTACAAGCGCAGTTATGATGTCTGCACACAACTATATATGAAAGAGCTATTGACCGAGAATTCATATCGTCATGTTTTTGGGTATGTTATATTTCCTTGAGAGAATCTACATACTTTAGTTTTGTTTCAGTTGACAACGTGTATATGCTTGTTGACGAAACTCGATAATCATTTTGTTGATTCAGTGGGTAAGAATACTTCATAAAATAGAGACTTCTCTTAAGCTAAATTACATAAacaccaattttgtttttatcaggCTTCAGGCAGCGGGTTTCAAGGCAACTCAACTTGCCATTGTTGCGGTACGATTTTCTTGTCTGGTGTAATATGCATCCTTACTCCGCTTTTTCTTATACTTATTGAGCTCACTTTAAATTTTTTGCCTGATAGGGGCTTTGTGAATGGCGGGATAGCATTGCACATGTGGAGGGAGAGGGCTCTGGTTACGTATTGCCAAACAAAATTCTCCTTGAAATAGGTATATAGGCAAGAGTTCAATTCTACCATCTGCCACTGAGTGAATTGTTTCGGAAACTCCTAACCTGGCCTAGTGTTTTCTATCATAATAGCCAAGGAGATGCCTGTTAGTGTTGGCAAATTGCGTCAGATGTTGAAGTCAAAGCATCCTTTTATCGAGCGTAATGTCGAATCAGTTGCCATTGTCATCAGGCAATCAATGCAAAATTCTGAAGCATTTGAATCAGCTGCGCAGTTTTTTAAAACTGCATCTCCTGGACCTGTAAGATAtctctactttttgtttttttgttttatgtttgtaaCTGTAAGCTTTCAGTTGAGCTTTATAAGCTAATTGTCGGGTCTAATTGTGATCCAAATTTTTTGTTCTGAAACCTCGTCATCTTATCTCTTCCACTCAGAGCGCATGTGCTGCCTATTGGTCTTATTGTAGGTAATGGAGAATATCATTGAACCTATTACTGAGAGGGAAAACATGTATCTTCACACAGAAGATGTTGATTCTCTGAGTTTGGATGAAAATTCTTTCCAAGTTGAGAGTAATATTGCACGCCTAATCACGGTTGCAGCAGAATATGCTAATGAGGAAGAACCATTGGATAATGAGGAAGAACCATTGGACGAATATATTTCGGACGAGGATTATGATAATGCAAACCCTCCAGATGAAAGTCATATGGTAGTCCCGAGCAGGTCTGCGATAAAACATAAGCTACCAGCTGATTTGTTATCGAGTCTGAATGAGGAGGTGACAACAACTATCACCAGTGAGTGCGCAAAAATAGTTTTGGGTGACGCAAGGTTTAAACTTGTATTGGAAACGAAGCCAGTGAGTTTTTTGCGCCTGTCTGATTCTTACGGGGTAATGGATGTGGTTTGGCGGACGGGAGGTCTACCAGAACACTATACTCTTTCACCTGAAATTAGGACTAAGTTTGAACATGCGAGAGGATATGTTCGCGATCAGGAGCGCCATCAAACTTGTTGGACGTATACTTTATGTGATTCAATTAGTGCTTCAAGAGTACTGCAAGGCTTGGACAAGAAATTTACGCCTCTGTGTACACACTACTTGTGTGAACGTGTATATCCAGCTAAATTTGGAAGAACTATTTTACCTGAAGACAATGGGCATCGCTGCTATGGTGGTGATTTTACATTTGGAGCATCGTACATTAAGCTGCATGGAATCCCGAGAGAAAGACCTGGCCGCCAGAGCTTTGTTTGCAGTGAGAGTCGGCCAATAGCTCAGGATGAAGAACTGATTCACATAGAGGACGTATTTCACTACTATACATTAGAGCAGGCATTAGTTCGTTTGAAAACCGGTCGCGGTCTCGTTTTTGCATCTATGGTAACTTACGATGGTTGGGATAGGCGTGAGATTTTTCGTGGTGCCTTGAGGAAAGGCGCTAAACGTGGAGATCCACATTCGGTACTTATGGTTGACTGCATTATTATAGACGGAGAAATGATTGCTGTGTGCAAAAGTAGTAACGGAAGAAGATTTGGTTTTGATGGATACATTTATGTGTCTCTTGAAGTCATGTTCATCACTGCGGGTGCGACCCGAAAAACCGGGGGAGAAAACAATGGCTGTTTTATAGAGCCACAATATTAGCTATCTGGTTTCTACTCTGTAGACGCGAAAAGAGGTTCCTCTCCACCAGGAATACAAGAGGATCCAGGAGAGGTAGAAAAGAATAGAGTTTTTAAGGTTTGTAAATATCTGATTTTGCACTTACTCCAGTTCCAATATTGTTCATGTTTATAGCAACTAAATACCACTTTTACATATGATTAGGTCGATCTGAATTATGAAGACCTGCTTCGGAAGTAATATACTTCCATCCATTGATATTTCCCTTATACTTGCGCTTCAAAAtttattgtttctgttttgataaCTATTATTGTTCATGAATGCAGGCGCACAAGGGCGGATGGTTTATGTTCTCGGCTCGATGCACTTCTAATTGATCCTGATAGCATTGTAATATAacttttctattgttttttccCCGAAAATGTGCATTCGCTTCTTAATTGAATCCAAACGTGTGGTTCCATTTTCAGAAATTGGGAAATGAATGCCTCTATGCCTCGGATTGTGCCACTGCAGAGAGTCAGGGTGAGTTCTCGGAGCTGAGGCAGACAGCTGGTTCTGGTTTTGACAATTGTGACATAAGCTCAGCGCGCTCTCCAACTGAATGGAATCAAAGTAGGATATGTGCAGTTGATGATCTTattgttttgaaagaaaatgatgaaaagaggaagaagcaacTTCAAGAATGTGAACAAGTTGGTGAAAGAGTACTCCTTAAGACCTTTGGCATTGATGTTGATGGATATCATAGGTATGTATATTTTGCGGCAAATTTGACCATTTTGACTTGCTAGTTGACTAGTAAGATATTCTTCTGTATGTTGTCTTTGATTATGTTTGCCTTTTTCGTACTATCTTTCTGATAATTTCCCACACTGGCCAAGTAGGAATTTGTGtggttttaaaatcttgatggcATAGCATTCTGTGCAAAATGGTGTATTCTGGTGGATTATGTTTTGTCGTAGCTAGGTTAGTTAGATTTTCAGTGGTCTTATTTTATTAGCTGCTTAACCTTAAGTTATTCTCTAGATTTGCAATCTTGAATGAACTGGTCAGTACTAGAGAATCGATGCGTTATGTTATACCTAGGTGATTTGCAACAGtcaaatactttttttctttttaaagtaactATTAATGGCATTGGTTCATGCATAAAATAGTTCTTTGGTTGAATTGTCTTTTCTAAGCACAGGCAAAAAAGAACGTAACTCATTGTGTGGTTATTGGCATTCAGATATGTTTAGAACTGGTGATTCAGCTCCTTTTACTCATTAACATCTTTGCTGGTCTAGATTTTGTTACTACCAGTGGAGAATATGCCCTTTCATCTTCAAAATTTGACCATTTTGGCCTGCTTTCTGTTACAGGTCTACAAGCTCAGCAACTATGATGCGACCCAAGCTCAGCCCGTTCTCCAACTGAATGGAATCAATGTAGGATCTAATATTCTGGCAGTCAGTATTGATTGAGGGTTTTGGTTGTGGGCTGTGGCCAATCGTTTTCATTTTATCTACTACATATATAATTCCACTCTGATGGGACATAGGGAATACACATACTCTTTCGTTCGGAACATGAATCAAATTCTTATGGGACATAGGGACACATACTCTTTTGTTCGAAAACATCAGATTTGATTCAtatttcaaagtaaaataataaaagcaaAGTTAGTAAGGCTAAATTAGTGCGATTagggaagaagataaaaaatcaTACAGTAATTAGGAGTAATTAGTAAAGGGAGAGAGTGAATTAGAGTTGGTTTGACTCTCCCATCTAAAACTCGTTTTGGAGCAAGTGCACCAGCCGATGTGCTGTACAAGAAATTTGGGCTCACAGTTGATGCAGTTGTTGCAGCCGCCAAAGAAGTTTGCTAAACTAAGATCTCTTTTGAACGACATCCATAAAGAGACATAATTCTACGGTTGTGTAGGCGTGCATTTTTCCACTAGTCTCTCTATAAATCAACTGCGTTATGGTTTCTCTTCAATAAATGAAATGGAGATTTGATAATTACTGTATCCAATCTAAACGCAGTGTTGTTATACTATTATTCCTtgatgtttgatttgcttttgaaTCCCATTCCCATGGGTTAATGTGTGGTGGTATTAAGTTATAGAAGTGTGATGAATCCACCGTGAAGAGTTGCACGTGACGATAATCTTGGGCAGCACCTAAACATGTATTTGTGTGCGTCATTTTGTAATACTAGACAAGTAGTACTTAGGCACGAGACCCGAGGAATCAAAACAGAATGAGTTTTTCGAAAAACCGGATCTCACCAACTCCTTCTTACAAATAGAAGTAATAACCGCTAGTCCTTCACATGTCGCTCCCTTTATCTAACGGTCTGTGTAGGAACTCCGACAAGTTTCCCCTCCCCGGTACCTCCTGTTACCTTCTCCTCCACGTCCGTGTTTGACTAGCCGGAAACTTAAACGCTGCTGGAGAAGCCTTCTCCCTCCTCTGGTACGTGTTACTCTACTGTCACTCTTTTAACCTGTTCACCCTGTTAAACCTTTGATACTTTTGAACCCTGCAAACTCTGGTCTTAAACTATACCTATATCACAACCAACCTCATATACTAAGTCCCTTCCAAACCGTCTTGATACCATGGAAAAACGAATCCCTTACCACCTTAAAGGGAAAGAGCTAGCCTCTGGGTTTTCCCCTCCACTGCGAAGAAGAATCTGAGCCCCAGAACTAGATACCTCTGCACTAATCAAAGAAAACTCCCTTACCCTCCTGGGCCGCCTCACTAACCCATCAGTGCAACGACTCTGGtccttatttccttttttagcAAACCGGTGGACTCTGAAAGGAAAAGCAGTGGGTTCAGATCTGGGACGAGGCGTCTTTCAGTTCAGATTTGACTATGAAGAAGATATGCAAAAAGTGCTCGACAATAGGCCTTACCATTTTGACCAGTGGATGGTCATTCTGCAGAAATGGGTCTGATAGCTTTCCATCCAAGATCCCGTTCTGGATTGAACTATAGGGTCTACCAAAACATTATTGGCAACCAGCTATGCTACAAACCATAGGGGAAGAACTAGGAGAGATAGAGAACACAGAAATTACCAACTCGACTGCCAAGATCCGCATCCAGGTGGATGGCCTCCAACCCCTATTAAAAGAAACCATCGTCGAATTTGCTGATGGAAGTGAAGTCCTTGTCGTCCTGGACTACAAGAATCTGAAAAACCATTGTTCCCATTGCCAGCGCTTGACTCACGACGTTAAGAACTGCCCAGGCATAGCTATAGAGAAAGAATCCCCTGCAACAAACAAGACAGTCAGTCTATCAGAATCCCAAGGGATTCGCAGAAACTACTACACCCTAGAAAATAATTTCAGACCCCCAAGGGAGGTTTCTGGTCAATCGGTAACAAGGAACTTTCCTCCTGTTGGTCATAATACTCCAAGTTATCGACTACAGCCTGCTGACAGTAAGTCATATGGCTACTCAAGCCAACATGACCGCCCCAGAAAACTTAAAAACCCAAGACGATCTTCGGATAGAGACCATTACCCTCAAAGAAGCTATCAAAGCAGAGACTCATATCGCCACCACCCCTAGTCACGAGAGGAAAGAAGGCCATCAACTAGTAACCTACAACGGCGAGAAAAAGGAGATGCTCTAGCGAGGCTTTCACTAGAGAAATCTGACTCCTCTAGACCACGTCGCCCCCCATTGGAACGAGAAATCGAGGAACCAGATCCCACCACCCCGCCTCCTCATAATCATCTTCCCCGGAATGATGTAACAGGTGGCATATCTTCAAAGGCCCCACTCCTCTCTCCTCCAGTTATCCCTACAAAAGACCAAGTGCCGAATGATTTGAGAGAGGTCACAGTGCAATACATATCTTGTGCGGATCCTACAGAAAGTGCAGCTAGGCGACAACGTGTCATTCAGGGTGAGGCTAGAAACCTAAAAAATGAAACAGCGGATCAGATTATCTCTGCAGCGGCCAGTTTAGGCTCTGATCAAAATCAAGTTTTACCTGGAGATAAGAGACTGCCGGAAATGCTGGATGCTTCCTCTCCTGCCCTTGGAACtcaacacaaaagaaacacaCAAGGATTGAGTCAGAACTCGAGAAGAGGTAGAGGAAGACCCCCACTCTCCAAAAACCTAGCTAAATCTACTGTCAAGCTCACTGGGGCTAAGAGTCAGAAACGTAACCTACTCCAAGGTTCACCAAAGAAACAACCTACCTCAAAGGCATCAAAGAAGCAGGGCGCGGGACCAAGCTTTTCAAGAGTTCCAGTCTCGGGGCAAAGAGACCAAGGACAGAAACAACACGATAGTAACCCAGCTCCTCCAAAGATATCTCTGGTTCCACAAATAAGGAAGGCGAAACTGGATTTTCAGAATCCAGCACCTCCTCTTCCTTAAGAGTGGTGAGCTGGAATTGTTGTGGGTTGGGGAATCCCATAAAAATCCAGCGATTAAAGGAGATCCGTTGAAAGATCTCCCCTGACATTGTGTTCCTTATGGAGACGAAGAACTCCTCGGAAACAGTCCTTAATTCCCTTCAATGGATAGAATATCCATTTCACCATCTGGTGCCTCCATCCACTCCGGCCTCAGGGGGTCTGGCTCTCTTCTGGAAATCAGACATAGAGTTGGAAGTTATATCTGCCAATCAACACTTCATAGATACAAAAATCAAGGCAAAGGGCAGGAGTTTTTTCTCTACCTTCCTATATGGAGAACCAGACCGTACACAAAGACAAACTGTGTGGAACAACCTTCAAGAGATCGCCACATCAAGATCTGGCCCTTGGTTCCTCACGGGAGATTTCAACGATATTATCAGCAACGAGGAAAAAGTGGGAGGACCACCTAGAGCTGAAGGCTCCTTCTCAGATCTAAGACACCTTATGTCCTCTTGTGACCTATATGACCTCAAGCATTGCGGTAACTTCCTCTCGTGGAGAGGAAAAAGAAATAACCATGTTGTTAGATGTTGTTTGGATCGAGCAATGGCTAATAACGATTGGATTATTGAGTACCCATCAGGACGCAGTGAATACCTTCGTTTTGAAGGTTCTGATCATCGACCTCTGGTAACCTCCTTTGaccctgaaaagaaaaaaaaggaaaggtcTATTTAGATACGATAGACGCTTGAAAGAAAAGCCTGAGTCCTAAAACTAGTAACAGAAGCCTGGAACACAGATCCTGATGCCTCAGTGGATCAACGCTTACAGTACTGCAGAACAGCTATCATCAAATGGAGTAAGCTTCAACTGCAAAACAGCCAAAAGGAGATAAACTCTTTTAGAGAGCAATTGGAAGAGgctatggtggatgatgattcAACACAAAGCAATATTGACCTGATCAATCAAAACCTACAAAGAGCTTATAAACAGGAGGAGGAATTTTGGAAGCAACGTAGTCGTCAATTGTGGCTCGCTCTTGGAGATAGAAACTCTGGCTATTTTCACGCATCAACAAAAGGTAGACGAGCTTTGAATACCATTTCAGTCATTGAGACACCTACAGGTTCCCCAGCCTACGAAGAAAAAGATATTCTCACAATCATCTCTGCCTACTTCCAAGACATATTCACATCACAAGATGGTGAGAGGAAAGCCGTTGTTGATGAAGCCCTCACCCCATGTATAACTGCAGAAATGAACGATAAGATGATAGCAATGCCCACTCTGCTGGAAATAAAGTCTGCTTGCTTCTCGATACACCCAGATAAGGCTCCGGGACCTGACAGATTCTCTGCGAGCTTTTTGCAATCAAACTGGGAGACTGTGGCGTCTGAAACCATTGCCGAGGTGCAAAGTTTTTTCATCAATGGGATCCTGCCAGAGAAGATAAACCACACACATATTAGGTTAATCCCGAAGATCACTGTACCTCAAAAGGTCTCAGATTACATACCAATAGCGCTATGTTCTGTGTACTACAAGATTATATCAAAGTTACTTGCTAAGAGGCTCCAACCTATCCTACATGCATGCATATCTCAGAACCAATCTGCCTTTGTGCCACAGAGAGCAATTTCTGATGATGTTCTCATTACTCATGAAGCACTACACTATCTTAAAACCTCTGGAGCGAAAAAAAGATGCTTCATGGCGGTTAAAACTGATATGAGTAAAGACTACGACCGCCTAGAATGGGATTTTATTCAGGCAGCTCTCAAGCGAATGGGGTTTCACCAAACTATGATCCAATGGCTTATGCAATGTGTGTCTACAGTTACTTATTCCTTCCTACTTAATGGACAAGCCAAAGGTTAGTGGTTCCTGAGAGGGGTATTAGACAAGGAGACCCCCTCTCCCCCTATCTATTTATCATTTGCAGTGAAGTTCTATCTGGCTTATGTCATAAAGCACAAATGAAAGGGAACTTACCAGGACTAAGGGTGGCCAAAGGAAGTCCAAGGATCAATCACCTTCTTTTTGCTGATGACACCATGTTCTTCTGTCGGTTCGATCAACAAAGCTGCAGAACCCTGAAAACCATCTTGAAGAAATACGGTGATGCATCAGGCCAAATGATCAATCAAAATAAGTCATCCATCACTTTCTCAAGGAAGACGCCTATTGATATAAGAGAGAGGGTCAAGAGTGATTTGGGGATACAAAAAGAGGGGGGACAGGGTAAATACCTTGGCCTCCCGGAGCTCTTTGGAAGGAAAAAGAAGGATTTGTTCACATCCATTGTGGATCGGATTAAGCAAAGAGCAGCAAGCTGGTCTTCTCGCTTTCTTTCCACAGCTGGAAAATTAACCCTGTTAAAGTCAATCCTGATAGCTATGCCTACGTACACCATGTCTTGTTTCCACCTGCCAAATTCATTAAGTAAAAGAATCCAATCAGCCCTTACCCGATTCTGGTGGGACTCTAACActggaaagaagaaaatgagttgGATTGCGTGGAGAAAGATGACGAGATCTTACAGTGCAGGTGGTTTGGGGTTCCGagacatcaaaactttcaaGAAAGCTCTCCTTGCGAAGCTATGTTGGCGCCTGCTCACCAAACCAACCTCCTTGTTTGCAAAAGTCTTTTTAGGCAAATACTGCAAAGAGTACCCTCTGCTAGAATGCACCACCCCAAACTTTGCGTCCCACGGTTGGCGTAGTATCTGTATGGGATGAGACCTTTTGAAACCCCATCTTGGAAAACTAATTGGATCGGGCACCTCGACACCGGTATGGAGAAATCCCTGGCTATCGGTTACTTCTCCTGTAGCTCCTATGGGACCTCCTACAGAAGCCTCTCAACACCTTAAGGTGGCTGACCTCCTactaccaaaatcaaaatattggAATAAAGAGCTTATCAGAAATATCCTACCGGAATATGAGCAAATGATTCTAAATCTTAACCCAAGTTTTTCGGGAGCACCTGATATTTGGGCTTGGCTCCCCTCGAGTGACGGTACGTATTCTTCAAAATCTGGTTATATTGAGGCCATCAAAAAGGAGGAACCTGAAGAAAGCACTCCCATCAACACGACCCTGGACAATTTTAACTGGCACAAACAAATCTGGTCTCTTAAGTGCTCccccaaaacaaaattactacTATGGAAGATAATCCAGAATGCATTACCAGTTGGGGAGAACCTTGATTACCGATGTGTTAATGACTCCCTGAAATGCCCACACTGTGAAGCGGAAGAATCAGTTCTGCATATGTTCTATAAGTGTCCTTTTGCTAAGAAAATCTGGGACCTTGCACCGTTCGAGAAACGGTTGATAGTGGAGGAGATCGCAACTGCAAAGTCGGGATTGGAATCGGCAAATGACCTTCGTTGTTTACCACCCTCTGGTGTAGGAAGTGGCCCACTATCTCCCTGGATCTTATGGGTGATCTGGACATCGCGAAATCAACTTATCTTCAACAAAAAGCGGATCTCTGCAGAGGATGCACTGATCACAACTATCATCCGAGCACGCGAGTGGCATGATGCCCAACCCCTCTCTGCAACACTCACCAAGCTACCAATGTCGAATAAAAACCCCCGAATCCCACAGATCCCCCCAAATTATGTTCTTTGTTGTACGAACGCGTCTTGGAAGGAAGACAGATAGACGGGTATTGGATGGATCTGTAAAGATTCTCAGGACCACATCTTATTTAAAGGCTCTGCATCTCTGCCGGTGGTTGCCTCACCACTGATGGCCGAAGCAAAGGCACTTCTCACAGCGATGAGAATTGCAATTGCATCGGGGACCAGAGACATCCTTTTTGCTTCTGACTCGCTAACCCTAGTCAAAGCCCTTAATCCGAAGATCTTCCACAAGGAACTTCACGGGATTGCTCACAATATCCTGTATCTCTCTTTGATGTTTAACCTTTGCTCtttctgttttatttcaagACCTCTCAATAGCCAAGCAGACGTTTTGGCAAAAAGGGCTCTTCCCTTCCCCTGTAGTCACAATTAGTATTTAATGGGAATtatcttttgataaaaaaaaaagaaaaaaagacaaatagtacttttttttattaattttacaaggagctatactatatatatagatgtttgtTTGTATATGGATGA contains:
- the LOC104738581 gene encoding uncharacterized protein LOC104738581, with amino-acid sequence MGPPTEASQHLKVADLLLPKSKYWNKELIRNILPEYEQMILNLNPSFSGAPDIWAWLPSSDGTYSSKSGYIEAIKKEEPEESTPINTTLDNFNWHKQIWSLKCSPKTKLLLWKIIQNALPVGENLDYRCVNDSLKCPHCEAEESVLHMFYKCPFAKKIWDLAPFEKRLIVEEIATAKSGLESANDLRCLPPSGVGSGPLSPWILWVIWTSRNQLIFNKKRISAEDALITTIIRAREWHDAQPLSATLTKLPMSNKNPRIPQIPPNYVLCCTNASWKEDR